Proteins encoded together in one Variovorax paradoxus window:
- a CDS encoding substrate-binding domain-containing protein translates to MRRNFLKSAAAAGIGLAGTSAFAQSTPTAAATGLRGNASDVYVMNVMVSGVEYWFPVYEMMKQLGRTLGVRTRYTGTPEYDVNKQLASFEQELARKPAGILLHPMNPDPFIEPINRAVAMGIPVVTFAADSPNSKRASFVTSDNDREGTQAADAIAAALGGKGEYAVLENPGQDNHDRRIAAFINRMKAKHAGMKLVGRAASNQDPSKAYQAVLSLAQANPNLGALFMPEANSALGAAQAKIESKKNIRVMCCDVNAKILDMIKAGDVFGAINPNQGMQGYMGMMMLFLAKNPSLIDPMNDAKRNGTNPMSVPFLDNGLSVVSKANADDFYWDKYLARRGTKGIGE, encoded by the coding sequence ATGAGGCGAAATTTCCTGAAGTCCGCTGCGGCCGCCGGTATCGGCCTGGCCGGCACCAGCGCATTTGCGCAGTCCACCCCCACGGCCGCCGCCACCGGATTGCGCGGCAATGCCAGCGACGTGTACGTGATGAACGTGATGGTGTCGGGCGTCGAATACTGGTTTCCGGTCTACGAAATGATGAAGCAGCTCGGCCGCACGCTGGGCGTGCGCACGCGCTACACCGGCACGCCCGAGTACGACGTGAACAAACAGCTGGCCTCGTTCGAGCAGGAACTGGCGCGCAAGCCCGCGGGCATCCTGCTGCACCCGATGAACCCCGATCCGTTCATCGAGCCGATCAACCGGGCGGTGGCCATGGGCATCCCGGTCGTGACCTTCGCGGCCGACTCGCCCAACTCCAAGCGCGCCTCCTTCGTCACGTCGGACAACGACCGCGAAGGCACGCAGGCGGCCGACGCGATTGCGGCGGCACTGGGCGGCAAGGGCGAATATGCGGTGCTCGAGAACCCGGGCCAGGACAACCACGACCGCCGCATCGCGGCCTTCATCAACCGCATGAAGGCCAAGCACGCGGGCATGAAGCTGGTGGGCCGCGCTGCCAGCAACCAGGACCCGAGCAAGGCCTACCAGGCGGTGCTGAGCCTGGCGCAGGCCAACCCGAACCTGGGTGCGCTGTTCATGCCCGAAGCCAACTCGGCGTTGGGTGCAGCGCAGGCCAAGATCGAATCGAAGAAGAACATCCGCGTGATGTGCTGCGACGTGAACGCCAAGATCCTCGACATGATCAAGGCCGGCGACGTGTTCGGCGCCATCAACCCCAACCAGGGCATGCAGGGCTACATGGGCATGATGATGCTGTTCCTGGCCAAGAACCCTTCGCTCATCGACCCGATGAACGACGCCAAGCGCAACGGCACCAATCCCATGTCGGTGCCGTTCCTGGACAACGGGCTGTCGGTGGTGAGCAAAGCCAACGCCGACGACTTCTACTGGGACAAATACCTCGCTCGCCGCGGCACCAAGGGAATCGGCGAATGA
- a CDS encoding DMT family transporter, whose product MPSFTPRQFVLLVLLTLAWGLNWPVMKLGVADYPPLAFRAISIWLGLPVLGLALVWMKVPFRVPRSAWPELVWLGATNMFVWHASIILAVKALSGGRAAILGYTMPVFSAVIGAVLFSAVLTRRAWIGVGACAVGVGLLLWHELTDLAGRPGYVALALAAAATWALGTQLLRHTRIGLPTLTLSFWMTAMTAVVMTVLTLLFERDQWRWPGQVTWGSILYNAVLIFGFAHAAWFYLARGLPPVASTLSVMFIPVLGVFSGAVWLGEVVHWQDWVAVALMMVAIASVLWPSRSAAAKA is encoded by the coding sequence ATGCCTTCCTTCACGCCGCGCCAGTTCGTCCTGCTCGTTCTCCTGACCCTTGCATGGGGCCTCAACTGGCCTGTGATGAAGCTCGGCGTGGCGGACTATCCGCCGCTCGCCTTCCGCGCTATTTCCATCTGGCTGGGCCTGCCGGTGCTGGGCCTCGCGCTGGTGTGGATGAAGGTGCCCTTTCGCGTGCCGCGAAGCGCGTGGCCCGAACTGGTGTGGCTGGGCGCCACCAACATGTTCGTCTGGCATGCCTCAATCATCCTTGCGGTGAAGGCGCTCTCTGGCGGGCGCGCGGCAATCCTGGGCTACACGATGCCGGTGTTCTCGGCGGTGATCGGCGCCGTGCTGTTCTCTGCCGTGCTCACGCGGCGCGCATGGATCGGCGTGGGTGCATGCGCGGTGGGCGTGGGGCTCTTGCTGTGGCACGAACTCACCGACCTTGCAGGACGGCCCGGCTACGTGGCGCTCGCACTGGCGGCTGCCGCAACATGGGCGTTGGGCACGCAGCTGCTGCGGCACACGCGCATCGGGCTTCCCACGCTCACGCTCTCGTTCTGGATGACCGCAATGACGGCTGTCGTGATGACGGTGCTCACGCTGCTCTTTGAGCGCGACCAATGGCGTTGGCCGGGCCAGGTGACCTGGGGTTCGATTCTCTACAACGCGGTGCTGATCTTCGGCTTTGCGCACGCAGCGTGGTTCTACCTGGCGCGCGGCCTTCCGCCGGTGGCATCGACGCTCAGCGTGATGTTCATCCCCGTGCTCGGTGTGTTCAGCGGCGCGGTGTGGCTCGGCGAGGTCGTGCACTGGCAGGACTGGGTCGCCGTCGCGCTGATGATGGTGGCGATCGCCTCGGTGCTCTGGCCCTCGCGCAGCGCCGCCGCCAAGGCCTGA
- a CDS encoding glycerol-3-phosphate dehydrogenase/oxidase yields MSAWQLPFVRPASLAGRHFSTVIVGAGINGVGVFRDLSLQRVDCLIVDKGDFGAGASSAPSRMIHGGLRYLESGSFSLVAEATRERNLLLRNAPHLVRPLKTVVPLANFFGGLMSSALKFFGRTPPQRTRGLLAVALGLRLYDLLGRRQRVMPGHRISRVPSADRGLFRAAIRWTATFFDAWISHPEWLILELIGDACRDQPRSAASNYCRVMGCAGNILTLRDEITGALVRVTADTVVNATGAWLDRSAAVLGGGGPRVMGTKGSHLVLDHPALRDALDGRMAYFEAVDGRVCIVYPFLDRVLVGSTDIPVEDPDQIVTEPAEVDYLIDVLREVFPNMAFGRGDVVYTYVGVRPLARSDADKPGQISRDHSVVVDPPNATRDIAIVGLVGGKWTTFRSLAEEATNEVMQLLGRSRTASTELLPIGGGAELPADAAAADRFIEKMMAASGMGRTRALNLLARYGSKALPLAQRLAASGDVPLEHAPDYSAVELSYLCLETGVVHLDDLVIRRTLLAIRGLVTDAALAEIAGVAAEALGWDAVHAHNELCACTTALRERHNVRLHAVPAGEQPSFDASLMANPVLGQA; encoded by the coding sequence ATGAGCGCCTGGCAACTTCCTTTCGTGCGTCCCGCCTCGCTGGCGGGTCGCCATTTTTCCACCGTGATCGTGGGCGCCGGCATCAACGGCGTCGGCGTGTTTCGCGACCTGTCGCTGCAGCGCGTCGATTGCCTCATCGTCGACAAGGGCGACTTTGGCGCAGGCGCCAGCAGCGCGCCCTCGCGCATGATCCACGGCGGCCTGCGCTACCTGGAGAGCGGCAGCTTCTCGCTGGTGGCCGAAGCCACGCGCGAGCGCAACCTGCTGCTGCGCAATGCGCCGCACCTGGTGCGGCCGCTCAAGACGGTGGTGCCGCTTGCCAACTTCTTCGGCGGACTGATGAGCAGCGCGCTCAAGTTCTTCGGCCGTACGCCGCCGCAGCGCACACGCGGCCTGCTGGCGGTGGCGCTGGGCCTGCGGCTCTATGACCTGCTGGGGCGCCGCCAGCGCGTGATGCCGGGGCACCGCATCAGCCGCGTGCCTTCGGCCGACCGTGGTTTGTTCCGCGCGGCCATCCGCTGGACCGCCACCTTCTTCGATGCGTGGATCAGCCATCCCGAATGGCTCATCCTTGAGCTCATCGGCGATGCCTGCCGCGACCAGCCGCGCTCCGCGGCCTCGAACTACTGCCGCGTGATGGGCTGCGCGGGCAACATCCTCACCTTGCGCGACGAGATCACCGGCGCACTGGTGCGCGTGACGGCCGACACCGTGGTGAATGCCACGGGCGCATGGCTCGACCGCAGCGCGGCCGTGCTCGGCGGCGGCGGTCCGCGCGTGATGGGCACCAAGGGCTCGCACCTGGTGCTCGACCACCCGGCGCTGCGCGACGCGCTCGATGGCCGCATGGCCTACTTCGAGGCGGTGGACGGGCGCGTGTGCATCGTCTACCCGTTCCTGGACCGCGTGCTGGTGGGCTCCACCGACATCCCGGTGGAAGACCCGGACCAGATCGTCACCGAACCGGCGGAGGTCGACTACCTGATCGACGTGCTGCGCGAGGTTTTCCCCAACATGGCCTTCGGCCGCGGCGACGTGGTCTACACCTACGTTGGCGTGCGGCCGCTTGCGCGCTCCGATGCGGACAAGCCGGGCCAGATTTCGCGCGACCATTCTGTGGTGGTCGATCCGCCGAATGCGACGCGCGACATTGCGATCGTCGGCCTGGTCGGCGGCAAGTGGACCACCTTTCGCTCGCTGGCCGAAGAAGCCACCAACGAAGTGATGCAGCTGCTGGGCCGCTCGCGCACCGCATCGACCGAGTTGCTGCCCATTGGCGGTGGCGCGGAGCTGCCGGCCGATGCAGCGGCGGCCGACCGCTTCATCGAGAAGATGATGGCGGCCTCCGGCATGGGCCGCACGCGCGCGCTGAACCTGCTGGCGCGCTACGGCTCGAAGGCGCTGCCGCTTGCGCAGCGCCTTGCGGCGTCGGGTGACGTGCCGCTCGAGCATGCGCCGGATTATTCGGCCGTCGAGCTGTCGTACCTGTGCCTTGAAACCGGCGTGGTGCACCTGGACGACCTCGTGATTCGCCGCACGCTGCTGGCCATTCGCGGCCTGGTGACCGACGCAGCCCTGGCCGAGATCGCGGGCGTTGCGGCCGAGGCGCTGGGCTGGGACGCCGTGCATGCCCACAACGAGCTGTGCGCCTGCACCACGGCGCTGCGCGAGCGGCACAACGTACGCCTTCATGCCGTGCCGGCAGGCGAACAACCTTCTTTCGATGCATCATTGATGGCCAACCCAGTGCTTGGCCAAGCCTAA
- the uvrA gene encoding excinuclease ABC subunit UvrA, giving the protein MLGCPRTIEPLKSPATDNPERDAYLGAVLAQQRISIRGARTHNLKNVDLDIPRNKLVVITGLSGSGKSSLAFDTLYAEGQRRYVESLSAYARQFLQLMDKPDVDVIEGLSPAISIEQKATSHNPRSTVGTVTEIHDYLRLLYARAGTPYCPEHHLPLQAQTVSQMVDATLAIANEPRLMILAPVAREKKGEFLELFAEMQAAGYVRFRVDGQTYEYNDLPKLKKTEKHDIDVVIDRLRARPDMQQRLAESFEAALRLAEGRAIALELGTEGAPDKEHLFNAKFACPICHYSLSELEPRLFSFNSPVGACPSCDGLGHREVFDPARVVAFPSLSLASGAIKGWDRRNGYYFSMIESVAKHYKFDVDAPFESLPASVQQVLLHGSAAEEIKFNYTMESGNFAGKKLTKKHPFEGIIPNMTRRYRETDSVMVREDLARFRNLQPCPDCGGSRLRPEARNVFLVDEANRPADGGEPPRMAIFELSHLTLRDSLAWFQNLKLRGAKADIADKVVREIGLRLKFLNDVGLNYLSLDRSAETLSGGEAQRIRLASQIGSGLTGVMYVLDEPSIGLHQRDNDRLIGTLKHLRDIGNSVIVVEHDEDMIHAADHVIDMGPGAGVHGGRVMAQGTYAEVSANPDSLTGQYLSGTKKIEVPKHRTAWLPVVKKPAFNEGKKASRFPPSPAAERRAAREAAHLASQTDLQEIRVVGATGNNLKNVSVAFPVGLLTCVTGVSGSGKSTLVNDTLYTAVARTLYRAHEEPAAHESVEGIEYFDKVINVDQSPIGRTPRSNPATYTGLFTPIRELMAETNTARERGYGPGRFSFNVAGGRCEACQGDGVVKVEMHFLPDVYVPCEVCHGQRYNRETLEVQYKGKNIAQILEMTVEVAHEFLKAVPTIERKLRTLLDVGLSYIKLGQSATTLSGGEAQRVKLALELSKRDTGRTLYILDEPTTGLHFADIELLLKVLHQLRDAGNTIVVIEHNLDVIKTADWLIDMGPEGGAGGGTVVGEGTPEDIAANEASHTGRYLKRLL; this is encoded by the coding sequence ATGCTCGGTTGCCCTCGGACGATCGAACCCTTGAAATCCCCCGCCACTGACAACCCGGAACGCGACGCCTACCTGGGCGCCGTGCTCGCGCAGCAGCGCATCAGCATCCGCGGTGCGCGCACCCACAACCTGAAGAACGTCGACCTCGACATTCCGCGCAACAAGCTGGTGGTGATCACCGGCCTGTCGGGCTCGGGCAAGTCGAGCCTGGCGTTCGACACGCTGTATGCCGAAGGACAGCGGCGCTACGTGGAAAGCCTCTCGGCCTATGCGCGGCAGTTTCTGCAGCTCATGGACAAGCCCGACGTCGACGTGATCGAGGGCCTCTCGCCCGCCATCAGCATCGAGCAGAAGGCCACCAGCCACAACCCGCGCTCCACCGTGGGCACGGTGACCGAAATCCACGACTACCTGCGCCTGCTTTACGCCCGCGCCGGCACGCCCTACTGCCCCGAACACCACCTGCCGCTGCAGGCGCAAACGGTGTCGCAGATGGTCGACGCCACGCTCGCCATTGCCAATGAGCCGCGCCTGATGATCCTGGCGCCCGTCGCGCGCGAGAAGAAAGGCGAGTTTCTGGAACTCTTCGCCGAAATGCAAGCCGCGGGCTACGTGCGCTTTCGGGTCGACGGACAAACCTACGAATACAACGACCTGCCCAAGCTCAAGAAAACCGAGAAGCACGACATCGACGTGGTGATCGACCGGCTGCGCGCGCGCCCCGACATGCAGCAGCGCCTGGCCGAGAGCTTCGAAGCCGCGTTGCGGCTCGCCGAAGGCCGCGCCATTGCGCTGGAGCTGGGCACCGAGGGAGCGCCCGACAAGGAGCACCTGTTCAACGCCAAGTTCGCGTGCCCGATCTGCCACTACTCGCTCTCGGAACTGGAGCCGCGCCTCTTCTCGTTCAACTCGCCTGTGGGCGCCTGCCCGAGTTGCGACGGCCTCGGCCACCGCGAGGTGTTCGACCCGGCGCGCGTGGTGGCCTTTCCTTCGCTCTCGCTGGCCAGTGGCGCCATCAAGGGCTGGGACCGCCGCAACGGCTACTACTTCAGCATGATCGAGAGCGTTGCGAAGCACTACAAGTTCGACGTCGACGCGCCCTTCGAATCCTTGCCCGCTTCGGTGCAGCAGGTGCTGCTGCACGGCTCGGCAGCCGAGGAGATCAAGTTCAACTACACCATGGAGTCGGGCAACTTCGCGGGCAAGAAGCTCACGAAGAAGCACCCCTTCGAGGGAATCATCCCGAACATGACGCGGCGCTACCGCGAGACCGATTCGGTGATGGTGCGCGAAGACCTTGCGCGCTTTCGCAACCTGCAGCCGTGCCCCGACTGCGGCGGCTCGCGCCTCCGGCCCGAGGCGCGCAACGTGTTCCTGGTGGACGAGGCCAATCGCCCGGCCGATGGCGGCGAGCCGCCGCGCATGGCGATCTTCGAACTGAGCCATCTCACGCTGCGCGATTCGCTCGCCTGGTTCCAGAACCTGAAGCTGCGCGGCGCCAAGGCCGACATTGCCGACAAGGTGGTGCGCGAAATCGGCCTGCGCCTGAAGTTCCTGAACGACGTGGGCCTGAACTACCTGAGCCTGGACCGCAGCGCGGAAACCCTTTCGGGCGGCGAGGCGCAGCGCATTCGCCTGGCCTCGCAAATCGGCTCCGGCCTTACGGGCGTGATGTACGTGCTCGACGAGCCGAGCATCGGCCTTCACCAGCGCGACAACGACCGCCTCATCGGCACGCTGAAGCACCTGCGCGACATCGGCAACAGCGTGATCGTGGTCGAGCACGACGAGGACATGATCCATGCCGCCGACCACGTGATCGACATGGGCCCCGGCGCCGGCGTGCACGGTGGCCGCGTGATGGCGCAGGGCACCTACGCCGAGGTGTCGGCCAACCCCGATTCGCTCACTGGCCAATACCTGTCGGGCACGAAGAAGATCGAAGTGCCCAAGCACCGCACCGCCTGGCTGCCGGTCGTGAAGAAGCCGGCCTTCAACGAAGGCAAGAAGGCCTCGCGCTTTCCGCCGAGCCCCGCGGCCGAGCGGCGCGCCGCGCGCGAAGCGGCGCACCTTGCCTCGCAAACCGACCTGCAGGAGATCCGCGTGGTCGGCGCCACCGGCAACAACCTGAAGAACGTGAGCGTGGCTTTTCCGGTCGGCCTGCTCACCTGCGTCACGGGCGTTTCGGGCTCGGGCAAGTCGACGCTGGTGAACGACACGCTCTACACCGCCGTGGCGCGCACGCTCTACCGCGCGCACGAAGAGCCGGCCGCGCATGAATCGGTCGAGGGCATCGAGTATTTCGACAAGGTCATCAATGTCGACCAGAGCCCCATCGGCCGCACGCCGCGCAGCAACCCGGCCACCTACACGGGCCTGTTCACCCCCATCCGCGAGCTGATGGCCGAGACCAACACCGCGCGCGAACGCGGCTACGGCCCGGGGCGCTTCAGCTTCAACGTGGCGGGCGGCCGCTGCGAAGCTTGCCAGGGCGACGGCGTGGTGAAGGTCGAGATGCACTTTCTGCCTGACGTGTACGTGCCCTGCGAGGTGTGCCACGGCCAGCGCTACAACCGCGAGACGCTCGAGGTCCAGTACAAGGGCAAGAACATTGCGCAGATCCTCGAGATGACGGTCGAGGTGGCGCACGAATTTTTGAAGGCCGTGCCGACTATCGAGCGCAAGCTGCGCACGCTGCTCGACGTGGGCCTTTCGTACATCAAGCTCGGCCAGTCGGCCACCACGCTCTCGGGCGGCGAGGCGCAGCGCGTGAAGCTGGCGCTGGAGCTCAGCAAGCGCGACACCGGCCGCACGCTCTACATCCTCGACGAACCGACCACCGGGCTGCACTTTGCCGATATCGAGTTGCTGCTGAAGGTGCTGCACCAACTGCGCGACGCGGGCAACACCATCGTCGTGATCGAGCACAACCTGGACGTCATCAAGACAGCCGACTGGCTCATCGACATGGGGCCGGAGGGCGGCGCCGGCGGCGGCACGGTGGTGGGCGAAGGCACGCCGGAAGATATCGCCGCGAATGAGGCGAGCCACACGGGGCGCTACCTCAAGCGGCTGCTGTAG
- a CDS encoding sugar ABC transporter ATP-binding protein, with protein MTTLLELRGISKRFGASRALSGVDFSLHAGEIHALCGENGAGKSTLMNIIDGIHRPDEGDIVLNGEKAAIDGPAHAMRLGIGLVHQEIALCGDATVAENIFMPEINAGKQAWMNYASLNARAAEVLARLGQDIDTATPVSELSISSQQLVEIAKALTLDCKVLILDEPTAALTDNESAALFRVLHDLKAQGIGIIYISHRMAEIFTHCDRVTVLRDGRNVHCGPLAGLTADELVRRMVGRELGNYYPPKQAGADPSGPVLEVADIGDGERVHGISFELKRGEILGVAGLMGAGRSELAETLCGLRAATQGTVRLNGKALAIRKYSDALREGIAYLSEDRKAAGVYLDLPIAQNISSMALGRVSSAWGLLQRSAEHRLARELGAKLNLKSDGVAIEVSSLSGGNQQKVAIAKLLATNPSVLLMDEPTRGVDVGAKSEIHHILRELANQGVGVIVISSELPEIIGLCDRALVIRDGRLAGELNSNEMTEEALLRLASGLCEQEMA; from the coding sequence GTGACCACCTTGCTCGAACTGCGCGGCATCAGCAAGCGCTTTGGCGCTTCGCGCGCGCTCTCGGGCGTGGACTTCTCGCTGCATGCGGGCGAGATCCACGCCCTGTGCGGCGAGAACGGCGCGGGCAAGTCGACGCTGATGAACATCATCGACGGCATCCACCGGCCCGACGAAGGCGACATCGTTCTCAACGGCGAGAAGGCGGCCATCGACGGCCCGGCGCATGCCATGCGCCTGGGCATCGGCCTGGTGCACCAGGAGATCGCCCTGTGCGGCGACGCCACCGTGGCCGAGAACATCTTCATGCCGGAAATCAACGCGGGCAAGCAGGCGTGGATGAACTACGCCAGCCTGAACGCGCGCGCCGCCGAAGTGCTGGCGCGGCTCGGGCAAGACATTGATACCGCCACGCCCGTGAGCGAACTCAGCATTTCGAGCCAGCAGCTGGTCGAGATTGCCAAGGCGCTCACGCTGGACTGCAAGGTGCTGATCCTCGACGAGCCCACGGCCGCGCTCACCGACAACGAATCGGCCGCGCTCTTCCGCGTGCTGCACGACCTGAAGGCGCAGGGCATCGGCATCATCTACATCAGCCACCGCATGGCTGAAATATTCACCCACTGCGACCGCGTCACGGTGTTGCGCGATGGGCGCAACGTGCATTGCGGCCCGCTGGCCGGGCTGACGGCCGACGAGCTGGTGCGCCGCATGGTCGGCCGCGAGCTCGGCAACTACTACCCGCCCAAGCAAGCCGGCGCCGATCCTTCAGGCCCCGTGCTGGAGGTGGCCGACATCGGCGACGGCGAGCGCGTGCACGGCATTTCGTTCGAGCTCAAGCGCGGCGAGATCCTTGGCGTTGCCGGCCTGATGGGCGCCGGCCGCAGCGAACTGGCCGAAACGCTATGCGGCCTGCGTGCCGCCACGCAAGGCACGGTGCGCCTGAACGGCAAGGCGCTTGCCATCCGCAAGTACAGCGACGCGCTGCGCGAAGGCATTGCCTATCTCAGCGAAGACCGCAAGGCCGCGGGCGTGTACCTCGACCTGCCGATTGCGCAGAACATCTCTTCGATGGCGCTGGGGCGCGTGAGCTCCGCCTGGGGCCTGCTGCAGCGTTCGGCCGAACACCGCCTGGCACGCGAGCTGGGCGCCAAGCTCAACCTCAAGTCGGACGGGGTGGCCATCGAGGTGTCGAGCCTGTCGGGTGGCAACCAGCAGAAGGTGGCCATTGCCAAGCTGCTGGCCACCAACCCGTCGGTGCTGCTGATGGACGAGCCCACGCGCGGTGTGGACGTGGGCGCGAAGTCCGAGATCCACCACATCCTGCGCGAGCTTGCGAACCAGGGGGTGGGCGTGATCGTGATCTCTTCGGAGCTGCCCGAGATCATCGGCCTGTGCGACCGGGCGCTGGTGATCCGCGACGGGCGATTGGCCGGCGAATTGAATTCCAACGAAATGACGGAGGAAGCCCTGCTGCGGCTCGCCTCCGGACTCTGCGAACAGGAGATGGCATGA
- a CDS encoding FGGY family carbohydrate kinase codes for MKPNILIGVDMGSSSLKALALEAASGRTVALSRMPLPHDRLAGGGCEVGAAAIRAALTHVLRDVARQLGARTAEVRAMACTGHGAGLYALDADNQLAGGRAVASTDQRADARARALASSHGAQLFEDVGCSPWPGQPTVIAAELLGTDAVQRGELRRLLFAKDYLGFLLTGEIATDASDASTAGLVSLATGTWSQAAFDASGLADLSPRAFGPIVPSGSVIGKLLPSEAALCGLPAGIPVAMGAIDLLASMTAIGAEERGRAVSVFGTWCVNAVIGPVMAPKPAVAAVVNFGRSNQRLYMENSPSSMANIAWLAGVLALPDARAVVDLAMTVPLGAGGLRFLPFVNGGGGVTAGFVGLKSHHTRSDMARAVVDSVAALHARHTARLAAGGLAVSQMTVLGGGASDARLVRLLAAFLGRPVERCADDETGARGAAIYAAMSQGLDDAAQGSPLLAPCEVVEPDARDASAHADFNAGFNELIDSMSPVFTPISGSAR; via the coding sequence ATGAAGCCAAACATATTGATCGGCGTCGACATGGGCTCGAGCAGCCTGAAGGCGCTGGCCCTCGAAGCTGCGAGCGGCCGCACCGTTGCGTTGTCCCGCATGCCCTTGCCGCACGACCGGCTGGCCGGTGGCGGCTGCGAGGTGGGCGCTGCGGCGATACGCGCGGCACTGACGCACGTGCTGCGAGATGTCGCCCGGCAGCTCGGCGCGCGCACGGCCGAGGTTCGCGCCATGGCTTGCACCGGTCACGGCGCCGGCCTCTATGCGCTCGATGCCGACAACCAGCTCGCGGGCGGCCGTGCCGTCGCATCGACCGACCAGCGTGCCGATGCCCGGGCGCGCGCCTTGGCGTCGAGCCACGGTGCGCAACTGTTCGAGGACGTGGGCTGCAGCCCCTGGCCAGGGCAGCCCACGGTGATCGCCGCCGAGTTGCTGGGCACGGACGCGGTGCAGCGCGGCGAACTGCGCCGCCTGCTGTTCGCCAAGGACTACCTCGGCTTTCTGCTGACCGGCGAAATTGCCACCGACGCGAGCGATGCGAGCACCGCCGGCCTGGTGTCGCTCGCCACCGGCACCTGGTCGCAGGCGGCCTTTGATGCCTCGGGCCTTGCGGACCTGAGTCCGCGTGCCTTCGGTCCCATCGTGCCCAGCGGCAGCGTGATCGGAAAGCTCTTGCCCTCCGAGGCCGCGCTGTGCGGATTGCCCGCGGGCATTCCGGTGGCCATGGGCGCCATCGACCTGCTCGCCTCGATGACGGCGATTGGCGCAGAAGAGCGCGGCCGCGCGGTGTCGGTGTTCGGCACCTGGTGCGTGAACGCGGTCATCGGGCCGGTGATGGCGCCCAAGCCCGCCGTCGCAGCCGTCGTGAACTTCGGCCGTAGCAACCAGCGGCTCTACATGGAGAACAGCCCGTCGTCGATGGCCAACATCGCCTGGCTGGCCGGCGTGCTCGCACTGCCCGATGCACGCGCGGTGGTCGACCTGGCCATGACGGTGCCGCTGGGCGCTGGCGGCCTGCGCTTTCTGCCCTTCGTCAACGGAGGCGGTGGCGTGACCGCCGGCTTCGTGGGCCTCAAGAGCCATCACACGCGCTCGGACATGGCACGTGCCGTGGTCGATTCCGTGGCGGCGTTGCACGCGCGGCATACGGCGCGCCTGGCCGCAGGCGGCCTCGCGGTGAGCCAGATGACGGTGCTCGGCGGCGGCGCGAGCGATGCACGCCTCGTGCGCCTGCTCGCCGCTTTTCTTGGGCGCCCGGTCGAGCGCTGCGCCGACGACGAGACCGGTGCGCGCGGCGCCGCAATCTATGCGGCCATGTCGCAAGGCCTCGACGACGCGGCCCAGGGCAGCCCATTGCTCGCGCCCTGCGAAGTGGTCGAACCCGATGCACGGGACGCCAGCGCCCATGCGGATTTCAACGCCGGTTTCAACGAACTGATCGACAGCATGTCACCTGTATTCACCCCCATCTCGGGAAGTGCGAGATGA
- a CDS encoding GntR family transcriptional regulator yields MSTVLDRNSESPLWAQFRDAIRLQILQGVLPIGAKLPSEAELGEQFGISRIVVREALADLVRNNLIYKIKGRGAFVSARERDEDFVSTVLGFSDEMERKGRSVRTQILTQELRAPTAQEASSLGLADDTQVVALKRLRSVDGELRLLVETVVPADLAPGLHRARLEDRSLYDVLRRQYGLRLVRAERWIDAVLPDAETCKLLDLPQPEPLLRIDSIAYGANGRPLEHYRALHRCKTSRLHVQTTT; encoded by the coding sequence ATGTCGACCGTGCTCGACCGCAACTCCGAATCGCCGCTGTGGGCGCAGTTTCGCGACGCCATTCGCCTGCAGATCCTGCAAGGCGTGCTGCCCATCGGCGCCAAGCTGCCCTCCGAAGCGGAGCTGGGCGAGCAGTTCGGCATTTCGCGCATCGTGGTGCGCGAGGCACTGGCCGACCTGGTGCGCAACAACCTCATCTACAAGATCAAGGGTCGCGGCGCCTTCGTGTCGGCACGCGAGCGCGACGAAGATTTTGTTTCGACCGTGCTGGGCTTCTCCGACGAGATGGAGCGCAAGGGCCGCTCGGTGCGCACGCAGATCCTCACGCAGGAACTGCGCGCGCCCACCGCGCAAGAGGCCTCGTCACTGGGGCTGGCCGACGATACGCAAGTCGTCGCGCTCAAGCGCCTTCGCAGCGTCGATGGCGAGTTGCGCCTGCTGGTCGAGACCGTGGTGCCGGCGGATCTTGCACCCGGGCTGCACCGAGCACGCCTGGAAGACCGCTCGCTGTACGACGTGCTGCGCCGGCAATACGGGCTGCGGCTGGTGCGCGCCGAGCGCTGGATCGATGCCGTGCTGCCCGATGCCGAAACCTGCAAGCTGCTCGACCTGCCGCAGCCCGAGCCGCTGCTGCGCATCGATTCGATTGCCTACGGTGCCAACGGACGGCCGCTGGAGCACTACCGCGCGCTGCACCGCTGCAAGACCAGCCGGCTGCACGTGCAGACGACGACCTGA